Proteins found in one Drosophila busckii strain San Diego stock center, stock number 13000-0081.31 chromosome 2R, ASM1175060v1, whole genome shotgun sequence genomic segment:
- the LOC108595068 gene encoding heparan sulfate glucosamine 3-O-sulfotransferase 6 produces the protein MTAAKRRAAATNSSSHNEQHQHHQHHQQQQADQSAYEHEYQQLLQQPQSPHATQQYHQRQQQHAPALQQQQQQQQQQTSASSSLRDCSVKLPLDILWLPKSAMRPVGADSSHTDCILVVGVSRPKLAVVFLTVMLISLFLTFHVLYDSAVYNIQAAQAVHERHRLSLAASTAAAAAAAHPNANHLPAFAKPASVGVNQPQLSHPMVFPSSRVHFSKTSRRLPQALIIGVRKCGTRALLEMLYLHPRIQKAGGEVHFFDRDENYLKGLDWYRKKMPHSFRGQITIEKSPSYFVSPEVPERVRAMNASIKLLLIVREPVTRAISDYTQLRSHAATAILPLADSSPPTPPAAAAGSGYGPSTAARTKLQSARGYDNALGSGAGGKETSQRTQRARRTVIGTTTTTAATPTTTLSAAQLAGKSFEELAIFPNGTVNEAYRPLSISMYHIHLHRWLEVFPREQLLVVNGDRLIEDPVSQLRRIEAFLGIEHRVKSEHFYFNETKGFYCLRYDNGDRCLRETKGRKHPHVDPVVVSKLRKFFAEYNQRFYELVGEDLGWPEE, from the exons ATGACTGCCGCCAAGCGacgtgcagcagcaaccaacagcagcagccacaacgagcaacaccaacaccatcaacatcatcagcagcagcaagcggaTCAATCAGCCTATGAGCATGAGtatcagcagctgttgcagcagcctCAAtcgccacatgccacacagcaaTATCATcaaagacaacagcaacatgcgccCGCcttacagcaacagcagcagcaacagcaacaacaaacttcaGCGTCGTCTTCATTGCGCGATTGCTCCGTCAAATTGCCGCTGGACATACT CTGGCTGCCCAAGTCGGCCATGCGCCCCGTGGGCGCCGACAGCTCGCATACGGACTGCATACTGGTTGTGGGCGTGTCACGTCCCAAGCTGGCCGTAGTGTTCTTAACCGTCATGCTCATCTCACTGTTCCTCACCTTCCATGTGCTCTACGATAGCGCAGTGTACAACATACAAGCGGCGCAGGCGGTGCACGAGCGGCATCGCCTCAGCCTGGcagcgtcaacagcagcagcagcggcagcagctcatccCAATGCGAATCATTTGCCGGCATTTGCCAAGCCAGCGTCAGTGGGTGTCAATCAGCCGCAGCTAAGTCATCCCATGGTGTTTCCCTCAAGTCGCGTGCACTTCTCCAAAACGAGTCGTCGCTTGCCGCAG GCTTTGATCATTGGCGTGCGGAAGTGCGGCACGCGTGCTCTGCTCGAGATGCTCTATCTGCATCCGAGAATACAAAAGGCTGGCGGCGAGGTGCACTTCTTTGATCGGGACGAGAACTATCTGAAGGGATTGGATTGGTATCGCAAGAAGATGCCGCATTCGTTTCGTGGCCAAATTACCATTGAGAAGAGTCCCAGTTATTTCGTATCGCCCGAG GTGCCGGAGCGAGTGCGTGCCATGAATGCGAGcatcaagctgctgctgattgtgcGTGAGCCCGTAACGCGCGCCATCTCGGACTACACGCAGCTGCGTTCACATGCGGCCACAGCTATATTACCGCTTGCCGACAGCAGTCCTCCCActccgccagctgctgctgctggctccgGCTACGGCCCCTCAACTGCTGCTCGCACTAAACTGCAGTCAGCACGCGGCTATGACAATGCGCTGGGCAGTGGCGCTGGTGGCAAGGAGACGTCCCAGCGCACACAGCGCGCACGGCGCACCGTAATTggaacgacaacaacaacagcagcaacgcccaCGACTACGCTGAGTGCGGCCCAGTTGGCTGGCAA GTCCTTTGAAGAGCTCGCCATATTTCCCAATGGCACCGTCAACGAGGCATATCGTCCACTTAGCATATCCATGTACCACATCCATCTGCATCGCTGGCTCGAGGTCTTCCCACGCGAACAGCTGCTGGTCGTTAACGGTGATCGCTTGATTGAGGATCCAGTGTCGCAGCTTAGGCGCATCGAAGCGTTCTTGG GCATTGAACATCGCGTGAAGAGCGAACACTTTTACTTTAATGAAACCAAAGGATTTTACTGTTTGCGCTACGATAATGGCGATCGCTGTTTGCGCGAGACCAAAGGACGCAAACATCCGCATGTGGATCCAGTGGTGGTGTCCAAGCTGCGCAAGTTCTTTGCCGAGTATAACCAACGCTTCTACGAGCTGGTGGGCGAGGATTTGGGCTGGCCCGAGGAGTAA
- the LOC108596468 gene encoding putative fatty acyl-CoA reductase CG8306 isoform X1, translating to MASSHITDFYAGRNVFITGATGFVGVTIVEKLLRDIPNVGTLYLLMRAKKGKSVKERLEELKKNSVFDRFKELQLEERLSKIVPIEGDVGLEHLGISPKDRQTLVDNVNVVFHSAATLDFFQSLKETTNINLRGTRRVVELCQQIRQLDALVHVSSAYVNAYITEVEEKLYPSPDDPEKIIQLAETLNDEALKELEPKLLKDHPNTYTFTKHLAEHEVANTATRFPCGIVRPSMITAAWKEPLPGWTISKNGPQGFFMGASKGILRRLPLDPTIIMDYIPIDVVVNGIITTGYYVNALKAKNGGRPAELQIFHLTSSTYKPFRFEFLADKINGYLHDYPLNSAVWYPNLRLVKSLLLFRIGAILFHFIPGFFLDLITKIGGGRPILMRLHKNVWNSLNTLERFIFTEWHFDSKHLLALSKSQDAQDKKKFFIDIGELAWDEYFANTIRGVRQYLSKESPKNLEKARRKDKILLGMHVALQLLFYYGVFKLIIGITGISSAKAALVLPIFYYLFGLI from the exons ATGGCCAG CAGTCACATAACAGATTTCTATGCGGGACGCAATGTGTTCATTACGGGCGCCACGGGCTTTGTGGGCGTCACCATTGTGGAGAAGCTGCTGCGCGATATTCCCAATGTGGGCACGCTTTACCTGCTGATGCGCGCCAAGAAGGGCAAGAGCGTGAAGGAGCGTCTGGAGGAGCTGAAGAAGAACAGCGTCTTTGATCGCTTcaaggagctgcagctggaggagcGTTTGTCGAAAATAGTGCCCATTGAGGGTGATGTGGGCCTGGAGCACTTGGGCATTTCACCCAAGGATCGCCAAACGCTTGTCGACAATGTTAATGTGGTGTTTCATTCAGCCGCCACTCTGGACTTTTTCCAGTCGCTGAAGGAGACAACGAATATTAATTTGCGTGGCACACGTCGCGTTGTGGAGCTTTGCCAGCAAATACGCCAGTTGGATGCTCTGGTGCATGTATCCAGTGCATATGTAAATGCTTACATAACCGAGGTTGAGGAGAAGCTGTATCCATCACCAGATGATCCAGAGAAGATTATACAGCTGGCCGAAACGCTCAACGATGAGGCGCTCAAGGAGCTGGAGCCAAA GCTGCTTAAGGATCATCCCAATACTTACACGTTTACCAAGCATCTTGCCGAGCATGAGGTGGCCAACACAGCCACGCGCTTCCCTTGCGGCATTGTGCGTCCCAGCATGA tcaCTGCTGCCTGGAAGGAGCCACTGCCTGGCTGGACCATCTCCAAGAACGGCCCACAGGGCTTCTTTATGGGCGCCTCCAAGGGCATTTTGCGTCGCCTGCCGCTGGATCCCACCATTATTATGGATTATATACCCATTGATGTCGTTGTCAATGGCATCATTACCACTGGCTACTACGTAAATGCGCTCAA AGCTAAAAATGGTGGACGACCCGCTGAGCTGCAAATCTTCCATTTGACATCTAGCACATATAAGCCCTTCCGCTTTGAGTTTTTGGCTGACAAGATCAATGGCTATTTGCATGATTATCCACTGAACAGCGCTGTCTGGTATCCCAATCTGCGTTTGGTCAagagtttgctgcttttccgTATTGGCGCCATACTCTTTCACTTTATACCAGGATTCTTTCTCGACTTGATAACTAAAATTGGCGGTGGCAGGCCCAT cttgatGCGTTTGCATAAGAACGTTTGGAACTCACTGAACACTTTGGAGCGTTTCATCTTTACGGAATGGCATTTTGATAGCAAACATTTACTTGCGCTTTCCAAGTCGCAAGATGCACAGGATAAAAAGAAGTTCTTCATTGACATTGGTGAGCTGGCTTGGGATGAGTACTTTGCCAACACCATTCGTGGTGTGCGCCAATATCTCTCCAAGGAATCGCCAAAGAATCTGGAAAAGGCCCGTCGCAAGGACAAAAT TTTGCTGGGTATGCAtgtggcgctgcagctgctcttcTACTATGGCGTCTTTAAACTTATTATTGGCATTACCGGCATTTCAAGCGCCAAAGCGGCACTGGTATTGCCCATTTTCTATTATCTCTTTGGACTGATTTAA
- the LOC108596468 gene encoding putative fatty acyl-CoA reductase CG8306 isoform X2 → MASHITDFYAGRNVFITGATGFVGVTIVEKLLRDIPNVGTLYLLMRAKKGKSVKERLEELKKNSVFDRFKELQLEERLSKIVPIEGDVGLEHLGISPKDRQTLVDNVNVVFHSAATLDFFQSLKETTNINLRGTRRVVELCQQIRQLDALVHVSSAYVNAYITEVEEKLYPSPDDPEKIIQLAETLNDEALKELEPKLLKDHPNTYTFTKHLAEHEVANTATRFPCGIVRPSMITAAWKEPLPGWTISKNGPQGFFMGASKGILRRLPLDPTIIMDYIPIDVVVNGIITTGYYVNALKAKNGGRPAELQIFHLTSSTYKPFRFEFLADKINGYLHDYPLNSAVWYPNLRLVKSLLLFRIGAILFHFIPGFFLDLITKIGGGRPILMRLHKNVWNSLNTLERFIFTEWHFDSKHLLALSKSQDAQDKKKFFIDIGELAWDEYFANTIRGVRQYLSKESPKNLEKARRKDKILLGMHVALQLLFYYGVFKLIIGITGISSAKAALVLPIFYYLFGLI, encoded by the exons ATGGCCAG TCACATAACAGATTTCTATGCGGGACGCAATGTGTTCATTACGGGCGCCACGGGCTTTGTGGGCGTCACCATTGTGGAGAAGCTGCTGCGCGATATTCCCAATGTGGGCACGCTTTACCTGCTGATGCGCGCCAAGAAGGGCAAGAGCGTGAAGGAGCGTCTGGAGGAGCTGAAGAAGAACAGCGTCTTTGATCGCTTcaaggagctgcagctggaggagcGTTTGTCGAAAATAGTGCCCATTGAGGGTGATGTGGGCCTGGAGCACTTGGGCATTTCACCCAAGGATCGCCAAACGCTTGTCGACAATGTTAATGTGGTGTTTCATTCAGCCGCCACTCTGGACTTTTTCCAGTCGCTGAAGGAGACAACGAATATTAATTTGCGTGGCACACGTCGCGTTGTGGAGCTTTGCCAGCAAATACGCCAGTTGGATGCTCTGGTGCATGTATCCAGTGCATATGTAAATGCTTACATAACCGAGGTTGAGGAGAAGCTGTATCCATCACCAGATGATCCAGAGAAGATTATACAGCTGGCCGAAACGCTCAACGATGAGGCGCTCAAGGAGCTGGAGCCAAA GCTGCTTAAGGATCATCCCAATACTTACACGTTTACCAAGCATCTTGCCGAGCATGAGGTGGCCAACACAGCCACGCGCTTCCCTTGCGGCATTGTGCGTCCCAGCATGA tcaCTGCTGCCTGGAAGGAGCCACTGCCTGGCTGGACCATCTCCAAGAACGGCCCACAGGGCTTCTTTATGGGCGCCTCCAAGGGCATTTTGCGTCGCCTGCCGCTGGATCCCACCATTATTATGGATTATATACCCATTGATGTCGTTGTCAATGGCATCATTACCACTGGCTACTACGTAAATGCGCTCAA AGCTAAAAATGGTGGACGACCCGCTGAGCTGCAAATCTTCCATTTGACATCTAGCACATATAAGCCCTTCCGCTTTGAGTTTTTGGCTGACAAGATCAATGGCTATTTGCATGATTATCCACTGAACAGCGCTGTCTGGTATCCCAATCTGCGTTTGGTCAagagtttgctgcttttccgTATTGGCGCCATACTCTTTCACTTTATACCAGGATTCTTTCTCGACTTGATAACTAAAATTGGCGGTGGCAGGCCCAT cttgatGCGTTTGCATAAGAACGTTTGGAACTCACTGAACACTTTGGAGCGTTTCATCTTTACGGAATGGCATTTTGATAGCAAACATTTACTTGCGCTTTCCAAGTCGCAAGATGCACAGGATAAAAAGAAGTTCTTCATTGACATTGGTGAGCTGGCTTGGGATGAGTACTTTGCCAACACCATTCGTGGTGTGCGCCAATATCTCTCCAAGGAATCGCCAAAGAATCTGGAAAAGGCCCGTCGCAAGGACAAAAT TTTGCTGGGTATGCAtgtggcgctgcagctgctcttcTACTATGGCGTCTTTAAACTTATTATTGGCATTACCGGCATTTCAAGCGCCAAAGCGGCACTGGTATTGCCCATTTTCTATTATCTCTTTGGACTGATTTAA
- the LOC108597465 gene encoding ataxin-2 homolog, translating to MAATPPMPPGANHLQLNGNSQQQQQQQPQQTPNIAEALQQHFQLKALQQQRSNNNSLSSSHELLLLEAPATPTATPSSKAKPNCSCTNISIMHLFHEMKQEFPTLPDALVTQCVNENCHQRENCIQMLKKELVLHPSPVQSYPAKVLQQQQQRQAKPPTPLKPLRAAPTTPPTPAARQRPTTLNLARQSNSSLQLKIQRQQQQQRREALQPLRRAPPLPPLPPKPQTPGAIAVSFASSSSNCSNDSSCLTSPLSSSESELSLNIALSSPTTSAATPAATTAQLRSPVRHRSVITLQPEPPYARDFLTNNNNGTPTQTPPSPSTPSSGRKSFTSLNLTLRQPPAANSGAVPATIDITAGPAPCFTYSSSSFDARRGTHKNFQLTVTDEGSVFSAGCVRPQLPPYAPVPALAADGATPPHCPMTRSNFSYPTQPNQNHVVASNFDNNHSADSSPSVTHMPLYEGVLPECDQAVHAATIERQKARRDKLANALRENKKRLLSLEQEINILTEPVPAGESERLDRDIKKLTDDCQRLLNMINDGTAAAPMARQVSSSAAPRQRATRQQQPPSSLRLHSVPAPATSVMPLDYQQHSSAPSSACLTPQQQLQLQLEPPPTYAQYYQFQQFLQQQRNAAAAAAAAAQSPHPQLNGQAAAASEEEEDGSLSDSEADEGDEPLDMWACNLCTFRNHPQLNVCEACENVRIQPAPIYNREDMDIHITLSPGENRIIHSWIRS from the exons ATGGCGGCTACACCACCAATGCCGCCAGGCGCAAATCATCTGCAACTAAATGGcaacagccagcaacagcaacagcagcaaccacaacagacGCCCAACATAGCCGAAGcactgcagcaacattttcaattaaaagcgctACAGCAACAAAGAAGTAACAACAATTCGCTTAGCAGCAGtcatgagctgctgctgctggaggcgCCTGCCACACCCACAGCCACACCCAGCAGCAAGGCCAAGcccaactgcagctgcactaACATAAGtattatgcatttgtttcATGAGATGAAACAAGAGTTTCCCACGCTGCCCGATGCTTTGGTGACGCAGTGCGTCAATGAGAATTGCCATCAGCGCGAGAATTGCATACAGATGTTGAAGAAGGAACTGGTGCTGCATCCCAGTCCAGTGCAGTCCTATCCAGCCAAagttctgcagcagcagcagcagcgccaagcGAAGCCGCCGACGCCGCTCAAGCCGCTGCGTGCCGCGCCCACAACGCCCccaacgccagcagcacgTCAACGACCCACAACGCTTAACCTGGCGCGTCAGTCCAACAGCAGTTTACAGTTAAAAAtacaacgacagcagcagcagcagcgacgcgaaGCTTTGCAGCCGCTGCGACGCGCGCCGCctctgccgccgctgccgccaaaACCGCAAACGCCCGGCgctattgctgtctctttcgccagcagcagcagcaactgctccAATGATTCCTCCTGTCTCACCAGCCCCCTCAGCTCCAGCGAGTCCGAACTCTCGCTTAACATTGCCTTATCATCGCCAAcgacgtcggcagcgacgccagcagcgacaactGCGCAGTTACGTTCGCCCGTTCGACATCGTTCAGTCATTACGCTACAGCCCGAGCCGCCGTATGCGCGTGATTTTctaacgaacaacaacaacggcacgCCCACTCAAACACCGCCCTCGCCCTCAACGCCCAGCAGCGGCCGCAAAAGCTTCACCTCACTCAATCTCACGCTGCGCCAACCGCCCGCCGCCAACTCCGGCGCCGTGCCCGCCACCATCGACATCACCGCCGGACCCGCGCCCTGCTTCACCTACTCGAGCAGCAGCTTCGACGCGCGCCGCGGCACCCACAAGAACTTCCAGCTGACAGTCACAGACGAGGGCAGCGTCTTCAGCGCCGGCTGCGTGCGTCCCCAGCTGCCGCCGTATGCGCCAGTGCCAGCGCTAGCCGCCGATGGCGCAACGCCGCCGCATT GTCCTATGACCCGAAGTAATTTCTCATATCCAACTCAGCCCAACCAGAACCATGTGGTCGCCTCCAACTTCGACAACAATCACAGCGCCGACAGCAGTCCCAGCGTCACACACATGCCGCTCTACGAAGGCGTTCTGCCCGAATGCGATCAGGCAG TTCATGCGGCCACAATTGAGCGACAGAAAGCGCGACGCGATAAGCTGGCAAATGCGCTGCGGGAGAACAAGAAGCGTTTGCTTAGCCTGGAGCAGGAGATCAATATACTGACCGAGCCCGTGCCAGCGGGCGAATCCGAAAGACTGGATAGAGATATCAAGAAACTGACTGACGACTGTCAGCGTTTGCTCAACATGATAAATG ATggcacagctgctgcgccCATGGCGCGTCAGGTGTCGTCGTCAGCGGCGCCGCGTCAACGTGCCacacgccagcaacagccgcCAAGTTCGCTGCGCTTGCATTCGGTGCCGGCGCCGGCGACGTCAGTAATGCCGCTAGACTATCAGCAGCACAGCAGTGCGCCCAGCTCGGCCTGCCTAAccccacagcagcaactgcaactgcagctggagcCGCCGCCCACCTATGCGCAGTACTATCAGTTTCAACAgtttctgcagcagcagcgcaatgcagcagcagcagcggcagcagcagcgcagtctcCACACCCACAGCTCAATggacaggcagcagcagcatccgaggaggaggaggatggCTCGCTGTCCGACTCAGAGGCAGATGAGGGCGATGAGCCATTGGACATGTGGGCCTGCAACTTGTGTACATTCCGCAATCATCCGCAACTGAACGTGTGCGAGGCCTGTGAAAATGTTAGGATACAGCCGG CGCCGATTTACAACCGTGAGGATATGGACATACACATAACACTCTCACCAGGCGAAAACC gcaTTATACACTCCTGGATACGTTCGTGA
- the LOC108596466 gene encoding putative fatty acyl-CoA reductase CG8303 isoform X1, which produces MIFILLLPNVHRSSCKLAPPTSLEPYTMAVITEHGNHKMDAPQHHNRRQLSAALNVPEFFAHKNIFITGGTGFLGTVLIEALLDTHPDIGTIYVLVRGKRNFDPNERISRLLQKPIFKKYHEKTLAKVVPVVGELSEPNFNFSPELLQELIERVNVIYHSAATIRFNSHLRAAIQTNLTGTMRTIELAKQLKQLSAYIYCSTAFCNSNNRGLITEDVYKSQFDPYEMMKMAESDEAWVGFTEQKCREYLKDHPNTYTFTKNLSENLLMAEMSGQPAAIVRPSIVYGTLEHPMKGWVGNANSGHLGFLAGFVKGIFRTMCGSANAVIDIIPCDYVINSSLVMGWYVGTRQLERPEIIHCTSGEVNPLTLSEFCTIINDSVERHPPNSFVWKPATKLRNGWRYNLFFYLFHLLPAMIFIIPEKLFGIGMPQHTAYEYMRVFQNGTKAFNYFLDKDFRYSLTNALRISGLMHESDRKRYNFDASQCDWSEFIDRCLIGIRRFYFKESAVTTQWHRNYWKVFNVLHYAGFLAIFAILYFVLTPLLGLQLGLTLALLIWGFLVWL; this is translated from the exons ATGATATTTATACTTTtg CTTCCCAACGTGCACAGATCCAGCTGCAAATTGGCGCCACCCACAAGTCTAGAGCCCTACACCATGGCCGTCATAACGGAGCATGGCAATCATAAGATGGACGCGCCGCAGCATCACAATCGGCGTCAGCTGAGCGCAGCGCTCAATGTGCCCGAATTCTTTGCGCATAAGAATATTTTCATAACCGGCGGCACTGGATTTCTGGGCACGGTGCTCATCGAGGCGCTGCTGGACACACATCCCGACATTGGCACCATCTACGTGCTGGTGCGTGGCAAGCGCAACTTTGATCCCAACGAGCGCATATCGCGGCTGCTCCAGAAACCG ATCTTCAAAAAGTACCATGAGAAAACCCTAGCCAAGGTGGTGCCCGTGGTGGGAGAGCTAAGCGAACCGAACTTTAACTTTAGTCCCGAACTGCTGCAGGAGCTGATCGAACGCGTCAATGTGATTTATCACAGTGCGGCCACCATACGCTTCAATTCACATTTGAGAGCAGCAATTCAAACAAATCTAACGGGCACCATGCGCACCATAgagctggccaagcagctgaaaCAATTGTCTGCCTATATCTACTGCTCAACGGCATTCTGCAATAGCAATAATCGAGGACTCATTACGGAGGATGTGTACAAGTCTCAGTTTGATCCGTATGAAATGATGAAGATGGCAGAGAGCGATGAGGCTTGGGTTGGATTTACAGAACAAAAGTGCCGCGAATACCTCAAGGATCATCCCAATACGTATACGTTTACCAAGAATCTATCCGAGAATTTGTTAATGGCTGAAATGTCCGGACAGCCAGCAGCCATAGTTAGGCCATCCATAG TTTATGGCACACTGGAGCATCCCATGAAGGGCTGGGTGGGCAATGCCAATTCGGGTCACTTGGGCTTCCTCGCTGGCTTCGTCAAGGGCATCTTTCGCACCATGTGCGGCAGCGCCAATGCCGTCATAGACATTATACCTTGCGACTATGTCATCAACAGCTCGTTGGTTATGGGCTGGTATGTGGGCACACGTCAGCTGGAGCGTCCCGAGATCATACACTGCACTTCCGGTGAGGTGAATCCGCTGACGCTCTCCGAGTTCTGCACCATCATCAACGACAGCGTGGAGCGTCATCCGCCCAACAGTTTTGTATGGAAACCTGCCACAAAGTTGCGCAATGGCTGGCGCTACAATTTGTTCTTCTATCTGTTTCATTTGCTGCCTGCGATGATATTCATCATACCGGAGAAGCTTTTCGGCATTGGCATGCCACAACATAC CGCCTACGAGTATATGCGCGTATTCCAGAACGGCACCAAGGCTTTCAACTATTTTCTCGATAAGGACTTTCGCTATTCCTTAACGAATGCGCTGCGCATTTCAGGACTTATGCATGAAAGCGATCGCAAGCGTTATAACTTCGATGCCAGTCAATGTGATTGGTCCGAGTTTATCGATCGCTGTCTCATTGGCATTCGACGCTTTTACTTTAAGGAGTCCGCCGTAACTACGCAATGGCATCGCAACTACTGGAAGGT CTTCAATGTGCTGCACTATGCTGGCTTTTTGGCCATATTTGCCATTCTGTATTTCGTGTTGACGCCTTTGCTCGGCCTGCAACTTGGTCTGACGCTGGCCCTGCTCATCTGGGGCTTCCTCGTCTGGTTGTAG
- the LOC108596466 gene encoding putative fatty acyl-CoA reductase CG8303 isoform X2, translated as MAVITEHGNHKMDAPQHHNRRQLSAALNVPEFFAHKNIFITGGTGFLGTVLIEALLDTHPDIGTIYVLVRGKRNFDPNERISRLLQKPIFKKYHEKTLAKVVPVVGELSEPNFNFSPELLQELIERVNVIYHSAATIRFNSHLRAAIQTNLTGTMRTIELAKQLKQLSAYIYCSTAFCNSNNRGLITEDVYKSQFDPYEMMKMAESDEAWVGFTEQKCREYLKDHPNTYTFTKNLSENLLMAEMSGQPAAIVRPSIVYGTLEHPMKGWVGNANSGHLGFLAGFVKGIFRTMCGSANAVIDIIPCDYVINSSLVMGWYVGTRQLERPEIIHCTSGEVNPLTLSEFCTIINDSVERHPPNSFVWKPATKLRNGWRYNLFFYLFHLLPAMIFIIPEKLFGIGMPQHTAYEYMRVFQNGTKAFNYFLDKDFRYSLTNALRISGLMHESDRKRYNFDASQCDWSEFIDRCLIGIRRFYFKESAVTTQWHRNYWKVFNVLHYAGFLAIFAILYFVLTPLLGLQLGLTLALLIWGFLVWL; from the exons ATGGCCGTCATAACGGAGCATGGCAATCATAAGATGGACGCGCCGCAGCATCACAATCGGCGTCAGCTGAGCGCAGCGCTCAATGTGCCCGAATTCTTTGCGCATAAGAATATTTTCATAACCGGCGGCACTGGATTTCTGGGCACGGTGCTCATCGAGGCGCTGCTGGACACACATCCCGACATTGGCACCATCTACGTGCTGGTGCGTGGCAAGCGCAACTTTGATCCCAACGAGCGCATATCGCGGCTGCTCCAGAAACCG ATCTTCAAAAAGTACCATGAGAAAACCCTAGCCAAGGTGGTGCCCGTGGTGGGAGAGCTAAGCGAACCGAACTTTAACTTTAGTCCCGAACTGCTGCAGGAGCTGATCGAACGCGTCAATGTGATTTATCACAGTGCGGCCACCATACGCTTCAATTCACATTTGAGAGCAGCAATTCAAACAAATCTAACGGGCACCATGCGCACCATAgagctggccaagcagctgaaaCAATTGTCTGCCTATATCTACTGCTCAACGGCATTCTGCAATAGCAATAATCGAGGACTCATTACGGAGGATGTGTACAAGTCTCAGTTTGATCCGTATGAAATGATGAAGATGGCAGAGAGCGATGAGGCTTGGGTTGGATTTACAGAACAAAAGTGCCGCGAATACCTCAAGGATCATCCCAATACGTATACGTTTACCAAGAATCTATCCGAGAATTTGTTAATGGCTGAAATGTCCGGACAGCCAGCAGCCATAGTTAGGCCATCCATAG TTTATGGCACACTGGAGCATCCCATGAAGGGCTGGGTGGGCAATGCCAATTCGGGTCACTTGGGCTTCCTCGCTGGCTTCGTCAAGGGCATCTTTCGCACCATGTGCGGCAGCGCCAATGCCGTCATAGACATTATACCTTGCGACTATGTCATCAACAGCTCGTTGGTTATGGGCTGGTATGTGGGCACACGTCAGCTGGAGCGTCCCGAGATCATACACTGCACTTCCGGTGAGGTGAATCCGCTGACGCTCTCCGAGTTCTGCACCATCATCAACGACAGCGTGGAGCGTCATCCGCCCAACAGTTTTGTATGGAAACCTGCCACAAAGTTGCGCAATGGCTGGCGCTACAATTTGTTCTTCTATCTGTTTCATTTGCTGCCTGCGATGATATTCATCATACCGGAGAAGCTTTTCGGCATTGGCATGCCACAACATAC CGCCTACGAGTATATGCGCGTATTCCAGAACGGCACCAAGGCTTTCAACTATTTTCTCGATAAGGACTTTCGCTATTCCTTAACGAATGCGCTGCGCATTTCAGGACTTATGCATGAAAGCGATCGCAAGCGTTATAACTTCGATGCCAGTCAATGTGATTGGTCCGAGTTTATCGATCGCTGTCTCATTGGCATTCGACGCTTTTACTTTAAGGAGTCCGCCGTAACTACGCAATGGCATCGCAACTACTGGAAGGT CTTCAATGTGCTGCACTATGCTGGCTTTTTGGCCATATTTGCCATTCTGTATTTCGTGTTGACGCCTTTGCTCGGCCTGCAACTTGGTCTGACGCTGGCCCTGCTCATCTGGGGCTTCCTCGTCTGGTTGTAG